A single genomic interval of Arthrobacter methylotrophus harbors:
- a CDS encoding PHP domain-containing protein encodes MKIDLHAHSNVSDGTEAPAGVIASASAAGLDVVALTDHDSTDGWGGASTAALEYGIAFVPGMEISCRTREGISVHLLSYLHDPGHPGLLEEITKAKDARLTRAKRMVTLLAEDYPLSWDDVIHHVAPGATVGRPHIADALVAAGAVADRSEAFTAILTSHSRYFVQHYAPDPAVAVELVRAAGGVPVFAHPVASARGRVVGERTYREMIDAGLQGLEVEHRDNPEEGRVFLRRMAAEHGLFMTGSSDYHGTGKPNLLGENLTSPEVLARIEELGTGSTVVR; translated from the coding sequence GTGAAGATCGACCTGCATGCGCACTCCAATGTTTCTGACGGGACCGAGGCTCCCGCGGGAGTGATCGCTTCGGCTTCTGCCGCGGGTCTGGATGTGGTGGCCCTGACCGACCACGACTCCACTGACGGTTGGGGCGGGGCGTCCACCGCCGCCCTCGAGTACGGCATTGCTTTCGTGCCGGGCATGGAGATTTCCTGCCGGACGCGGGAGGGGATCAGCGTCCATTTGTTGAGCTACCTTCATGATCCCGGGCATCCCGGCTTGCTCGAAGAAATTACCAAGGCGAAGGATGCGAGGCTTACACGGGCCAAACGCATGGTCACGCTCCTGGCCGAGGATTACCCCTTGAGCTGGGACGACGTGATCCACCATGTGGCTCCCGGTGCGACCGTGGGCCGCCCGCACATCGCCGATGCCCTTGTGGCCGCTGGCGCGGTGGCAGACCGGTCCGAGGCTTTCACCGCGATTCTGACCTCCCACTCACGCTACTTCGTGCAGCACTATGCACCTGACCCGGCGGTCGCCGTCGAACTCGTCCGGGCGGCGGGCGGCGTCCCGGTCTTCGCCCACCCTGTGGCCTCGGCCCGCGGCCGGGTGGTCGGGGAACGGACATACAGGGAGATGATCGACGCCGGCCTCCAAGGGCTGGAAGTCGAACACCGCGATAATCCTGAAGAAGGCCGCGTGTTCCTGCGTCGCATGGCCGCCGAGCACGGGTTGTTCATGACGGGTTCGTCCGACTACCACGGAACGGGCAAACCGAATTTGCTCGGGGAGAACCTGACGTCCCCGGAGGTCCTGGCCCGCATCGAGGAACTGGGCACGGGAAGCACGGTAGTCCGCTAA
- a CDS encoding Mrp/NBP35 family ATP-binding protein: MSTPSVEALNAALATVIDPELRRPITELGMLEAVEANSDGTVRVAVLLTIAGCPLRETITADATAALERVPGVTGVEVELKVMTQVQRDALKERLRGSGGQRGIPFNEPGSLTKVFAVASGKGGVGKSSVTVNLACALAAQGLRIGIVDADVHGFSVPALMGITQQPTRVDDMILPPVAYGVKVISVGMFVSGNKAVAWRGPMLHRALEQFLTDVYFGDLDVLFLDLPPGTGDIAISVAQLLPNAEILVVTTPQAAAADVAERAGTIATQTGQKLAGVVENMSFLDMPDGGRMELFGSGGGLVLAERLSAAVGAEVPLLGQIPLDIRLREGGDAGRPVVLTAPETAAAQALQSIAGKLNAKPRGLARMSLGIQPK; the protein is encoded by the coding sequence ATGAGCACACCATCCGTCGAGGCCCTCAACGCTGCCTTGGCAACCGTCATCGACCCCGAGCTTCGCCGTCCCATCACTGAGTTGGGGATGCTGGAGGCGGTGGAAGCCAACTCGGACGGAACTGTCCGGGTGGCGGTGCTGCTGACCATCGCCGGCTGCCCCTTGCGGGAGACAATCACGGCCGACGCCACGGCTGCCTTGGAGCGGGTGCCGGGCGTGACGGGCGTCGAGGTCGAGCTCAAAGTCATGACGCAGGTTCAACGCGATGCCCTCAAGGAACGGTTGCGCGGTTCCGGCGGCCAGCGCGGAATCCCTTTCAACGAACCGGGCTCCCTGACGAAGGTGTTCGCGGTGGCCAGCGGCAAGGGTGGTGTGGGAAAGTCCTCGGTGACCGTCAACTTGGCGTGTGCCCTTGCGGCCCAGGGGCTGCGCATAGGAATCGTCGACGCCGATGTCCATGGCTTCTCCGTCCCGGCTCTCATGGGAATCACGCAGCAGCCCACCCGCGTTGACGACATGATCCTCCCGCCGGTGGCCTACGGCGTGAAAGTGATCTCTGTCGGAATGTTTGTTTCGGGGAACAAGGCGGTGGCTTGGCGTGGCCCCATGTTGCACCGGGCACTGGAACAGTTCCTGACCGATGTCTATTTCGGTGACCTCGATGTCCTGTTTTTGGATCTTCCGCCCGGCACCGGCGACATCGCCATCTCGGTGGCGCAGTTGCTTCCCAACGCCGAAATCCTGGTGGTGACCACCCCGCAGGCAGCAGCAGCGGATGTCGCCGAGAGGGCCGGCACCATCGCAACGCAGACGGGCCAGAAACTTGCCGGAGTCGTGGAAAACATGTCCTTCCTGGACATGCCCGACGGCGGCAGGATGGAATTGTTCGGCAGTGGCGGCGGGCTGGTGCTGGCTGAGCGGCTGAGCGCCGCCGTCGGAGCCGAGGTGCCGCTGTTGGGGCAAATCCCCTTGGACATCCGTTTGCGCGAAGGCGGCGACGCGGGGCGCCCGGTGGTGTTGACGGCTCCTGAGACGGCCGCAGCGCAGGCCCTTCAGAGCATCGCGGGCAAGCTCAACGCCAAGCCCCGCGGGCTGGCCCGAATGTCGCTCGGGATCCAGCCGAAGTAA
- a CDS encoding DEAD/DEAH box helicase — MSELHTHEVLTDGTETIEPEETISSDEIPHEIAEKSFADYNVRADIVESLADAGITHPFPIQAMTLPVALGGHDIIGQAKTGTGKTLGFGIPALQRVVGPDDAGYDKLAVPGAPQALVIVPTRELAVQVANDLQTASRKRNARIATIYGGRAYEPQIEALQKGVEVVVGTPGRLIDLYKQKHLTLKNVRMVILDEADEMLDLGFLPDVETLIAGTPAVRQTLLFSATMPGPVIAMARRYMTQPTHIRAADPNDEGLTKRDIRQLIYRAHSMDKIEVVARILQARGRGRTIIFTKTKRTAAKVAEELVDRGFAAAAIHGDLGQGAREQALRAFRNNKVDVLVATDVAARGIDVDDVTHVINYQCVEDEKIYLHRVGRTGRAGNKGTAVTFVDWDDMPRWGLINKALGLSVPEPVETYSSSPHLFEELDIPAGTKGRLPRNQRTLAGVDAEVLEDLGETGKKNSRSGSDSGRGRSGRDGGRESGGRGAKSGDAPSREGNGDGGRNRTRRRRTSEGEAAPAEGTAESHATQPQSGEDKPARARRSRTRRRNGEVVTASGASAESTEA; from the coding sequence GTGAGTGAATTGCACACCCATGAAGTTCTGACAGACGGAACCGAAACGATCGAACCCGAGGAGACCATTTCCTCGGACGAAATACCCCACGAAATCGCAGAAAAGTCCTTCGCCGACTACAACGTCCGCGCCGACATCGTTGAATCGCTCGCCGACGCCGGAATCACCCACCCTTTCCCCATCCAGGCCATGACCCTCCCGGTCGCCTTGGGCGGACACGACATCATCGGCCAGGCCAAAACCGGCACTGGAAAGACGCTCGGCTTCGGCATCCCGGCCCTGCAGCGCGTCGTGGGCCCGGATGACGCCGGCTACGACAAGCTCGCTGTCCCGGGTGCTCCCCAGGCCCTTGTGATCGTACCTACCCGCGAACTTGCTGTTCAGGTGGCCAACGACCTCCAGACGGCGTCCCGGAAGCGCAACGCGCGCATCGCCACCATCTACGGCGGCCGCGCTTACGAGCCGCAGATCGAAGCCCTGCAGAAGGGCGTCGAGGTTGTGGTCGGCACACCCGGCCGTTTGATCGACCTCTACAAGCAGAAGCACCTGACCCTGAAAAACGTCCGCATGGTGATTCTCGATGAAGCGGACGAGATGCTTGACCTCGGATTCCTTCCAGACGTCGAGACCCTGATTGCCGGCACTCCCGCCGTCCGCCAGACTCTTCTCTTCTCAGCCACCATGCCCGGCCCCGTCATTGCCATGGCCCGTCGCTACATGACGCAGCCCACGCACATCCGTGCCGCAGACCCGAATGACGAAGGCCTGACGAAGCGGGACATCCGCCAGCTGATCTACCGCGCCCACAGCATGGACAAGATCGAGGTCGTGGCCCGCATCCTGCAGGCCCGCGGCCGCGGCCGCACCATCATCTTCACCAAGACCAAGCGCACCGCTGCCAAGGTTGCCGAAGAGCTCGTGGACCGCGGCTTCGCCGCCGCCGCCATCCACGGCGACCTCGGCCAGGGCGCCCGCGAGCAGGCCCTGCGCGCTTTCCGCAACAACAAGGTTGACGTCCTGGTCGCCACTGACGTCGCTGCCCGGGGCATCGACGTCGACGACGTCACGCACGTCATCAACTACCAGTGCGTCGAAGACGAAAAGATCTACTTGCACCGCGTCGGCCGCACCGGCCGAGCCGGCAACAAGGGCACCGCCGTGACTTTCGTCGACTGGGACGACATGCCCCGCTGGGGCCTGATCAACAAGGCACTCGGCCTGAGCGTCCCGGAGCCGGTGGAAACCTACTCCTCCTCGCCGCACCTCTTCGAGGAGCTCGACATCCCGGCCGGCACCAAGGGACGCCTGCCCCGCAACCAGCGCACCCTTGCGGGCGTCGACGCCGAGGTCCTCGAAGACCTCGGCGAGACCGGCAAGAAGAACTCCCGTTCCGGCAGCGATTCCGGGCGTGGACGCTCCGGCCGCGACGGCGGACGCGAAAGTGGAGGCCGCGGCGCCAAATCCGGCGATGCTCCCTCGCGTGAGGGCAACGGCGACGGCGGACGCAACCGCACGCGCCGCCGTCGTACGTCCGAAGGCGAGGCAGCCCCCGCTGAAGGTACTGCCGAGTCACACGCGACCCAGCCACAGTCCGGCGAGGACAAGCCTGCCCGCGCACGCCGTTCCCGCACCCGTCGCCGCAACGGCGAAGTAGTCACCGCTTCCGGCGCGTCCGCCGAGAGCACCGAGGCTTAA
- a CDS encoding DNA-methyltransferase: MTETVWAPDGSNLVVHADNADFLPTLPDGAFTLIYVDPPFNTGRVQRRQETRMVRNADGDGDRVGFKGRSYDTIKGALHSYDDAFSDYWSFLEPRLLEAWRLLADDGTLYLHLDYREVHYAKVMLDSIFGRECFLNEIIWAYDYGARAKNRWPTKHDNILVYVKNPARYHFDNAEVDREPYMAPGLVTPAKRELGKLPTDVWWHTIVSPTGREKTGYPTQKPEGLVRRIVTASSRPGDWCLDFFAGSGTLGSVAAKLGRRFVCVDQNAPAIDVMRKRLDGRAIFYPN, encoded by the coding sequence ATGACAGAGACTGTTTGGGCGCCGGACGGCAGCAATTTGGTGGTGCACGCGGACAACGCGGATTTCCTCCCGACTCTGCCGGACGGCGCCTTCACACTGATCTACGTGGACCCGCCCTTCAATACAGGCCGGGTCCAGCGGCGCCAGGAAACCCGCATGGTCCGCAACGCCGACGGCGACGGCGACCGCGTCGGCTTCAAGGGGCGGTCCTATGACACCATCAAAGGCGCCCTGCACAGCTACGACGACGCCTTCAGCGACTACTGGTCCTTCCTGGAACCACGGCTCCTGGAAGCTTGGCGCTTGCTCGCCGACGACGGCACCTTGTACCTGCACCTGGACTACCGTGAGGTGCACTACGCCAAGGTGATGCTGGACTCGATCTTCGGCCGCGAATGCTTCCTGAACGAGATCATCTGGGCTTACGACTACGGCGCCCGTGCCAAGAACCGCTGGCCCACCAAGCACGACAACATCCTCGTGTACGTCAAAAACCCCGCCAGATACCACTTCGACAACGCCGAGGTGGACCGCGAGCCGTACATGGCGCCGGGCCTGGTGACGCCGGCCAAACGGGAACTGGGAAAGCTGCCCACGGACGTGTGGTGGCACACCATCGTTTCGCCTACGGGCCGGGAAAAGACGGGCTATCCCACGCAAAAGCCGGAAGGACTTGTCCGCCGGATCGTGACGGCATCGAGCCGGCCAGGCGACTGGTGCCTGGACTTCTTTGCCGGTTCCGGCACGCTTGGTTCGGTCGCGGCGAAATTGGGGCGCAGGTTCGTGTGCGTGGACCAAAACGCGCCGGCTATCGATGTGATGCGTAAGCGTCTGGACGGCAGGGCCATCTTCTACCCCAACTAG
- a CDS encoding aminopeptidase P family protein produces the protein MKDAENTQNGENTASQPLEERVNNRSQRPTSDAFKAFMASNWAPAPQVTPARDTVADHAATRRRAISDKFSGLRLVVPAGPLKVRSNDCDYRFRPHSGFAHLTGLGLDHEPDAVLVLEPVEEGTGDDGGNHRATLYFRPLAGRDTEQFYADSRSGEFWIGARPTLAEFEARLGLKTAHIDELEMAITKNVGAPEIGGISIRLVRKVDENIDALVDTARYNTAKDPDNLDLGELDALDELLSEALSELRLLKDAWEIEQMKVAVAATVEGFADVVRALPRAMTHHRGERVIEGAFFARAREEGNELGYDTIAAAGNNATVLHWTRNTGKVNAGDLLLLDAGVEADSLYTADVTRTIPANGKFSDVQRKVYEAVLDAADAGFAVARPGVKFRDIHTAATTVLAERLAEWGLLPVSVEEAISSEGQQHRRWMPHGTSHHLGLEVHDCAQAKRDLYLDGVLTAGMVFTIEPGLYFKNEDLAIPEEYRGTGVRIEDDILMTVDGPVNLSAALPRKADDVESWMAGIYQDAES, from the coding sequence GTGAAAGATGCAGAAAACACCCAAAACGGTGAAAACACAGCCTCCCAGCCGCTGGAGGAACGCGTCAACAACCGTTCCCAGCGGCCCACATCCGATGCCTTCAAGGCGTTCATGGCCAGCAATTGGGCGCCCGCGCCGCAGGTAACCCCTGCGCGCGACACCGTTGCAGACCATGCCGCCACGCGTCGTCGGGCCATCTCCGACAAATTTTCCGGTTTGCGCCTCGTCGTGCCTGCGGGTCCGCTCAAGGTCCGCTCGAACGATTGCGACTATCGATTCCGCCCCCACTCCGGCTTTGCCCACCTCACGGGCTTGGGCCTGGACCACGAGCCCGATGCCGTGCTGGTCCTGGAACCCGTCGAGGAGGGAACCGGCGACGACGGCGGCAACCACCGTGCGACGCTCTACTTCCGTCCGTTGGCCGGCCGCGACACCGAACAGTTCTACGCCGACTCGCGTTCCGGTGAGTTCTGGATCGGCGCGCGTCCGACGCTCGCTGAATTCGAAGCGCGCCTTGGCCTCAAGACGGCGCATATCGACGAACTCGAGATGGCCATCACCAAGAATGTCGGTGCACCGGAAATCGGCGGCATCTCCATCCGTCTGGTCCGCAAAGTTGACGAAAACATTGATGCCCTCGTGGACACGGCCCGCTACAACACAGCCAAGGATCCGGACAACCTGGATCTCGGAGAACTCGATGCCCTGGACGAACTGCTGAGCGAGGCCCTCTCCGAATTGCGTTTGCTCAAGGACGCCTGGGAAATCGAGCAAATGAAGGTCGCCGTTGCCGCGACGGTGGAGGGCTTCGCCGACGTGGTCCGCGCCTTGCCCCGGGCCATGACCCACCACCGCGGTGAACGCGTCATCGAAGGCGCTTTCTTCGCGCGCGCCCGTGAGGAAGGGAACGAGCTCGGCTACGACACGATCGCGGCCGCGGGAAACAACGCCACCGTGCTGCACTGGACCCGGAACACGGGCAAGGTCAACGCCGGCGATCTCCTACTGCTGGACGCCGGAGTGGAGGCGGATTCGCTCTACACAGCAGACGTCACCCGGACCATTCCAGCCAACGGGAAATTCTCAGACGTCCAGCGCAAGGTCTATGAAGCGGTCCTTGACGCGGCCGACGCCGGATTTGCCGTAGCCCGGCCGGGAGTGAAGTTCCGCGACATCCATACCGCAGCCACCACAGTCCTTGCCGAGCGCCTCGCCGAGTGGGGCTTGCTGCCCGTCTCCGTGGAGGAGGCCATCAGCAGCGAGGGCCAGCAGCACCGCCGCTGGATGCCCCACGGAACCAGCCACCACCTTGGCTTGGAGGTCCACGACTGTGCCCAGGCCAAGCGTGACCTCTACCTGGACGGAGTACTCACCGCGGGCATGGTCTTCACTATCGAACCGGGGCTCTACTTCAAGAACGAGGACCTCGCCATTCCCGAGGAGTACCGCGGAACCGGTGTCCGGATCGAGGACGACATCCTGATGACTGTTGACGGTCCCGTCAACCTCAGCGCGGCCCTCCCCCGCAAGGCCGACGACGTCGAGTCATGGATGGCGGGCATCTACCAGGATGCCGAATCCTAG
- a CDS encoding magnesium transporter MgtE N-terminal domain-containing protein: MSRNPSRIFVARLLGLDVFDPLGDRLGRLRDVVVLSRGLRGAPHAVGIVVEVPGKKRVFVPMTRLTSMDQSQIICTGLVNLRRFQQRGAEQLVVGELFDRKVTLKDGSGDAIIEDIAMDQQRNGDWLVSKLFVRRGTSTSRLRGLRRGHTLLVDWADTLQGSDNDPQGASHFVATHEDLKPADFADALQEMSDKRRIEVASELQDERLADVLQELPEEDQVTLLSALDNERAADVLEEMDPDDAADLLADLPSAKAEELLLLMEPDEADDVRRLLQYDEDTAGGLMTPVPVILPPEATVAEALAHVRSEELSPALASAIFICRPPLETPTGRFLGVVHIQQLLRSAPPEQLGSIVDKNLEPVSDHASVSEVSHTMASYNLNSLPVVNSAGRLVGAVTVDDLLDRLLPDDWRTHEDGAPIRKLGGRIG; the protein is encoded by the coding sequence GTGAGCAGAAATCCTTCACGCATCTTTGTTGCGCGCTTGCTCGGCCTCGACGTCTTCGACCCCTTGGGCGATCGCCTGGGCCGGCTGCGTGATGTCGTGGTGCTCTCACGCGGATTGCGCGGAGCCCCGCACGCTGTGGGTATCGTCGTCGAAGTTCCGGGCAAGAAGCGGGTCTTCGTCCCCATGACCCGGCTGACGTCCATGGACCAGAGCCAGATCATCTGCACCGGGCTGGTCAATCTGCGCCGATTCCAACAACGCGGCGCCGAGCAACTCGTGGTGGGCGAACTCTTTGACCGCAAGGTGACACTCAAGGACGGCAGCGGCGACGCCATCATCGAAGACATCGCCATGGACCAGCAGCGCAACGGCGACTGGCTGGTCTCCAAGCTCTTCGTTCGCCGTGGCACATCCACCTCAAGGCTAAGGGGGCTGCGTCGGGGCCACACGCTGCTGGTGGACTGGGCGGACACGCTGCAAGGCTCCGATAACGATCCACAGGGTGCCAGCCATTTCGTGGCCACGCACGAGGACCTCAAGCCTGCAGACTTCGCCGATGCGCTCCAGGAAATGTCGGACAAGCGCAGGATCGAGGTGGCCAGTGAGCTCCAGGATGAACGACTGGCCGACGTGCTCCAGGAATTGCCGGAAGAGGACCAGGTAACGCTGCTGTCCGCGCTGGACAATGAACGTGCCGCAGACGTGCTGGAAGAAATGGACCCGGACGACGCCGCGGACCTGCTGGCTGATTTGCCCTCCGCAAAAGCGGAGGAACTGCTGCTCTTGATGGAGCCCGACGAGGCCGATGACGTCCGTAGGCTCCTGCAATATGACGAAGACACAGCCGGCGGTCTGATGACCCCTGTCCCGGTCATCCTTCCCCCGGAAGCTACGGTCGCTGAAGCGCTGGCTCATGTTCGTAGCGAAGAACTCTCCCCTGCCCTGGCTTCGGCCATCTTTATTTGCCGCCCACCCTTGGAGACCCCCACAGGGCGATTCCTCGGCGTCGTGCATATCCAGCAATTGCTCCGGAGCGCACCGCCGGAGCAGCTGGGCAGCATCGTGGACAAGAACCTCGAACCGGTTTCGGATCACGCAAGCGTCAGCGAGGTCAGCCACACCATGGCCTCCTACAACCTCAATTCCCTCCCGGTAGTCAACAGCGCCGGCCGCTTGGTGGGGGCGGTGACTGTTGATGACCTCTTGGACCGTTTGCTCCCGGACGACTGGAGAACCCACGAAGATGGAGCCCCGATCAGGAAACTAGGAGGTCGAATTGGCTGA
- a CDS encoding DUF1003 domain-containing protein, which translates to MAEKHATGGLDTPLELRSRMLPNFSSDPDAFGRFAERFARYMGTANFLFYMTIFVIVWIAFNVVGLFGLQWDPYPFILLNLFFSTQASYAAPLILLAQNRQDDRDRVTIEQDRARDERNLADTEYLTREVAALRIVLREVATRDYVRAELRSLLTDLLEAQEEMGTNKANGSNDGDKDKAKDKAKDKRDKQRNPRTQQIPKVHPAHSSATQPESGLSAVGTSPNPGSPTQPES; encoded by the coding sequence TTGGCTGAGAAGCACGCCACCGGCGGGCTGGACACCCCGCTCGAGCTGCGTTCCCGCATGCTGCCGAATTTCAGCAGCGATCCCGATGCGTTCGGCCGCTTCGCCGAGCGCTTTGCCCGCTACATGGGCACGGCCAACTTCCTGTTCTACATGACGATCTTCGTCATTGTCTGGATCGCGTTCAATGTGGTCGGCCTGTTCGGTCTCCAGTGGGATCCCTACCCGTTCATCCTCCTCAATCTCTTCTTCTCCACGCAGGCCTCCTACGCAGCTCCCCTCATCCTGTTGGCCCAGAACCGCCAGGACGACCGGGACCGGGTGACCATCGAGCAAGACCGCGCCCGCGACGAGCGTAACCTTGCGGACACGGAGTACCTGACCCGCGAGGTGGCGGCACTTCGCATCGTCCTGCGCGAGGTGGCCACCAGGGACTACGTGCGGGCCGAACTCCGCTCGCTGCTGACGGATTTGCTCGAAGCGCAGGAGGAAATGGGCACGAACAAGGCCAATGGCTCGAACGATGGCGACAAAGACAAAGCCAAAGACAAAGCCAAGGACAAGCGCGACAAACAGCGCAATCCCCGGACACAGCAAATCCCGAAAGTCCACCCCGCCCATTCAAGTGCCACCCAGCCCGAATCCGGACTCTCCGCGGTCGGCACCTCGCCGAACCCAGGTTCCCCCACCCAGCCTGAAAGCTGA
- a CDS encoding general stress protein: MANIFGAPKATEESRSVPKGDTVGSYTSYLDAQKAVDYLADQQFPVQHVSIVGNDLKMVERVTGRLSYPRVAFSGALSGMWFGLFVGVMLSFFTPAGGPFSIVTSVLMGAAFFMLFGIVTYAAQRGKRDFTSTSQVVATNYDVIVALEASQEARRLLHQLPMNPSEAAFGRHPQAYPPQDHQNPPVQPGPSKRPGPERPASWQDPYGQRSPETGQGTAGEAARPVPDAPVEAARPTAAVRYPDLPDGRPQYGVRVNDGGNSEQGANGEDTAKD, encoded by the coding sequence ATGGCGAACATTTTCGGTGCCCCCAAGGCCACGGAGGAATCCCGCAGCGTCCCCAAGGGTGACACTGTTGGCTCCTACACCTCCTATCTTGATGCCCAGAAGGCGGTGGATTATCTGGCCGACCAGCAGTTCCCGGTCCAACATGTCTCCATTGTGGGAAACGACCTCAAAATGGTGGAGCGGGTCACAGGACGGCTCAGCTACCCGCGTGTCGCGTTCTCGGGTGCCCTGAGCGGCATGTGGTTCGGCCTCTTCGTCGGGGTCATGCTTTCGTTCTTCACCCCGGCTGGGGGACCGTTCTCGATTGTGACCTCGGTGCTCATGGGTGCGGCCTTCTTCATGCTTTTTGGGATCGTCACCTACGCCGCACAGCGCGGGAAGCGGGACTTCACCTCCACCAGTCAGGTTGTGGCGACCAACTATGACGTCATTGTCGCGTTGGAAGCATCACAGGAAGCCCGCCGTCTCCTTCACCAACTGCCGATGAATCCCTCCGAGGCAGCGTTTGGACGGCATCCGCAGGCATACCCTCCGCAGGACCACCAGAACCCGCCGGTCCAGCCTGGTCCTTCGAAGCGCCCGGGTCCGGAACGGCCGGCGTCCTGGCAGGACCCCTATGGCCAACGCAGCCCCGAGACCGGGCAGGGAACGGCCGGCGAGGCCGCCCGTCCGGTTCCGGATGCCCCAGTCGAGGCAGCTCGGCCGACAGCCGCTGTCCGCTACCCGGACCTTCCGGACGGCAGGCCACAGTACGGTGTGCGGGTGAACGATGGCGGAAACAGCGAGCAAGGCGCCAACGGCGAGGACACCGCCAAGGACTAG